The DNA segment GGCCGGGACGATGGCGGCGCATGGATGACCGGCATCGCCTTCGCCTTCACGGCCGCCTGCGTGTTCGCGCTCGCACTGTGGATCACCGACCACCGTCTCAAGGCAATGCCCGGCATGTGGCGCAGCCTGATGACCGTGGGCAGCGTGTTCGCGCTGATGGTGGCGGCCGGTGCCAGCGGCCTGGTGCCGGGCGGCATGCGCTGGCCCGACGCCGCGCCGGGCTGGTGGGGCCTCGCGGCGCTGGTGGTGCTCTACGGCACGGCCTTCACGGCCATGTTCGTCAGCCTGCCCCGCCTGGACATGGCGCGCAACGCCCCCGTGATGAACGCCGAGCCCGTGGCCACGCTGCTGCTCGGGTGGTGGATCCTGGACCAGACGCTGCAGCCCCTGCAACTGGCCGGCGGCGCCGTGGTCCTGGCCGCGATCGTGGCGCTCGGGCGCAAGGGCTGAACCGCGGCGCTTCAGGCACCGGCCGCAGGCAGCACGATGCGCACGCGGCACCCCTGCCCCTCGGCGGACCCGCCCGGCGGCGCAGGCACGGCATCGATGCCGATCTCGCCATCCATGCGCTCCACGAAGCGCTTCGCCCGCGCCAGCCCGAGGCCCAGGCCCGGAAACTGGCTCACCGGATGCAGCCGCTGGAACACGCCGAACAGCTGCTGCGCGCGCCCCGGCACGAATCCAACACCGTTGTCGCGCACGCCGATTTCCACCCGGCCGTCCGGCAGCGGCTGCGCCTGCAGCGCGATGCAGGGCTGCGCCACGGGCCGCGAGAACTTGAGCGCGTTGTCCAGCACCGCCAGCAGTACCTCGTGCAGCAGCGCCGCATCGGCCCGCACCGCCATGCCGCCGCAGTCCGGCCACTGCCACTGCACGGTGGCCGGCCATGCGGAAGAAGCACCGGGCCCCGCAGCCGCTGCCAGCGCAGCCTCGGCCGCGGCACGCAGGGCCTCGCCCACCGCGACGGCCTGCGGCTGCACGGGTGCGAGCCCCGCACGCCCCAGCTGGATCAGGCCGTCGATCATCTCGCCCAGTTGCAGGCCGGAATGGGCCATGGTGTCCAGGAACTGCAGCGCCTCCGGATCGGCGTTGCTTTCTTCCACCAGTTCGCGCACCAGCCGCCCGTAGGCCAGTATGTGGCGCAGCGGCGCGCGCAGGTCGTGCGACACCGCACGCAGGAAGGCCTCCTGCTCCTGCCGCAGCGCCTGCAGTTCGGCCTGCAGCCGGTCGCGCTCCGCACCGGGGTCGGTGGAACCGGCTTCGCCCATCGCGGCGGCGCCCGTCAACCCGGAGCCCGCGGGCCCTTCACGGGCCGCTTCCAGTGCTCGATGCTCACCTGCCGTCCGCGCGAGACGCTGAGCACGCCCGGCGGCGTGTTCCTGGTGATGGTCGAGCCGCCGCCCACGGTACCGCCCGCGCCGATGGTCACGGGCGCCACCAGCACGCAGTTGCTGCCGATGTGCGCATCGGCCTCGATCACCGTGCGGTGCTTGTTCGCGCCGTCGTAGTTGGCGGTGATGCTGCCGGCGCCATAGTTCACGCGCTCGCCCACCGTGGCGTCGCCCAGGTAGGCGAGGTGGTTGGCCTTGGCACCGTCGGCCAGGCTCGAATTCTTCACTTCCACGAAGTTGCCGATGTGCACTTCGCGCCCCAGTTGCGCGCCGGGCCGCAGCCGCGCGAACGGCCCGACCAGCGCGCCCTCGCCCACCTGCACGCCCGCGGGCTGCTCGCCGTCGATGTGGGTATAGGGGTGGACCACCGCGCCCGCGGCGATGCGCGCATTGGCGATGCAGCAGTGCGCGCCGATGCGCACACCCTCGCCCAGTTCCACGCGGCCGGAAAAGATGCAGTTCACGTCGATTTCAACATCCTGCCCGCAGACCAGTTCGCCACGCGCGCCGGTGCGCGGGTCATCGCGCAGGTCGAAGCGTGCGGGATCGGCCAGGCGCACGCCCTGCTCCATCAGCGCGCGCGCCTGTGCAAGCTGGTGGGCGCGCTCCAGCTCGGCCAGCTGCAGCGGGCTGTTCACGCCGGCCACCTGCAGCGCGTCGGCGATGCGGTGCGCCACCACGGGCACGCCGTCGGCCACGGCCATGGCCACGATGTCGGTCAGGTAGTACTCGCCCTGGGCGTTGTCGTTGGTCAGCCGCGCCAGCCAGCCGGCCAGCAGCCCTGCGGGCACGGCCATGATGCCGCTGTACACCTCGTCGATGGCGCGCTGCGCTTCGGTGGCGTCCTTGTGCTCGACGATGCCGCGCACCGCGCCGTCATCGCCACGCACGATGCGCCCGTAGCCCGACGGATCCGGCAGGGTCACGGTGAGCAGGGCCAGTTGCCCGCCCCCGCCCGCCGCCACCAGCGCGCGCAGGGTGTCCGCGCGGGTGAGCGGCACGTCGCCGGACAGCACGACCACCGTCCCGTCGCCCTGCAGCGCAGGCACCGCCTGCTGCACGGCGTGGCCGGTGCCCAGCTGCGGCTCCTGCCGCACGCAGCGCACATCCAGCCCGTCCGCCGCGCGGTCGATGAAAGGTTCCACCTCGGCCGCGCCATGGCCCGTCACGACGACGGCGCGCCGCGCCTGCAGGCCGCGCGCCTGGTCGAGCACGTGCCCCAGCAGGGGTCGCCCCGCGAGGCGCTGCAGGACCTTGGGAATGCGGCTTTTCATGCGCGTGCCTTTGCCCGCGGCCATGATGATGACGTCCAGTGCGCTCATGGAATATGGATGGGGATGGGATGGGGATGGCCGATTATCCGCCCCGCTGCCCCCCCCGCCCCGCGGCGGCCCGCCAGCCCCCCCCGGGGGCGGTCACAGCAGGGGCACGGGCCGGGGAATGGCGTCGTAGTATTCCGCGATGCGCGCCAGCGCCCGCGGATTGAGCAGCCGCAGGCGGCCCCCCGAGATTTCGTGCATGCCCATTTCGGACAGGCGCCGCAGCGTCTTGTTGGTGTGCACCAGCGACAACCCCAGCGCATCCGCGATGTGCTGCTGGTTGATCGGGAAATCCACGGCCCCGCCCTCCGCCAGGCCCAGGCGGTCCAGGCGGCGGTACAGGTGCACCAGCAGCACCGCCACCCGCTCGATCGCGGAGCGCCGGCCGGCCGTGAGCAGGTTGTCGTCCACCATGCCCTCGCCGCGTGCCGCCAGCCACGTGACCCCGTAGGCCAGTCGTGCGTGTTCGCGGAACATCGTCCACAGGCCATCGGCATCGAACGCGCAGAAGGCGCAGTCCGTCACGGCTTCCACGCCATGCAGCGCGGCGTCGGAAAACTCCTGCTGCAGCCCGACCAGGTCGCCCGGAAGCAGGAAATTCAGGATCTGCCGGCGTCCGTCCGACAGGGTCTTGTAGCGGAAGGCCCATCCGCTGTAGAGCGTATAGAGCCGCCCGCCGGACTGGCGTTCGCGAATCAGCGTGCCGCCCGCCTTCACCATCTCCACGCCGCAGCGGTAGGACTCGATGAAGGACAATTCTTCGCCCGTCGCCGGGGTGAAAGCCTGGGTACGCTGGCGCAGCCGGCAGGCGCCGCAATGGCGCGGGACCTCCGGTAAAGGCCCAGCGGAAACGACATCGGTACTCATACTGCCAGCGCCTGCGGAGGAAATGGAAAAGGGTGCGGAACACGAACGCGGCGGCGATTCTAGGCAATCGGCGTGCCTGCAGGCTATGTCTTTTGACATTGCGGCCTGCCGCCGTGTTCTCTAGAGTGGAAAGTCCATGACGCTTTTCCCTCCTCCGCTGACTGCACCGCTCCTGGAAGTGCTCTATGTCAGCACGCTGGCCCCCGGCCAGCCCGTTGGCATCGTGGCCACCATCGCCGCCAAGGCCCGGTTGTCCAATGTCCGGGACGGCATCACGGGCCTGCTGGTGTTCGACGGCCAGCGTTTCTGCCAGCAACTGGAAGGTCCCCCGGCCACCCTGGCCTCCCTGCTGGAGCGCATCCGCGCCGATGTGCGCCATACCGCGATGGAAGTGCTGCACCAGGCCCCCCTGATGCAGCGCCGGTTCCAGCGGTTCAGCCTCGCCTTCAGTACGCTGGAAGACGAGGATGCGCTGCCCCGCATGGAGTCGCTGGCGGGCAACGAGGCCATGGCGGCCTTCGAGGCGCTGGCCATCGATCTGGAACTGTGAGCGCCGACTGGCGCCCGGGCCCGGCATGGTCGCCGGGCCTGCCTCCGCAGGCCGTGCTCAGGCGCAGGCCGGGGTGCGGGCGGACACCACGCCCTGGCCGGCCGCTTCGCTCTTCACCACGCGCGAGATGTCGAAGCGGTACTGCACCACGTCCTTGCCCAGCGGTTCGATGACGGCATGCTGGCCGGCGGCGATCCAGAGCGTCTGGCCGGCGTGCAGGACGATATCGCCCGCGGCCGGGTCGGACTCGCCCGGCGCGCCGTCGTCGATGGTCACCCACGCCCGGCCCGATGCGATGCGCAGCGCCATCGGCACGCGCGGGCGCAGGCTGTGGGCCTGGCCCGGGGCCAGTCGATAGACATCGAGGCCGGAGGAACGGTCACGGGAGGTGGATTGTTGAAAATTCAGAACATGTGAAGCAGACATTGCTTTCTCCTGGTAAACCCTGGTTTTTTCCTGATTTTTCCTCTGGACCCCTGGGATCGTCCAATGAAATGCGCCGAGGGGAACCATGAGCTTTTCGCATCAATGCGCAAACACGGCCGTTTCAATGCGCCCAACGCATCAATGGCGGCCCCGCAGCGCCATGGCGGAGGGCATCTGCGCACTGCCCCGGCCCTCCGGCCGACGGCCGATGGCCGCATGCCCCACGGCCCGGCCCAGTGCCAGCAGCGCGCGCCCCAGGGCCGCCTGGGCACGGAACATGTCACCCAGGGCGCAGGCCACGGCACTCCAGGCCGATGCCACCGGTACGCCCTGCGAGCCTTCCTCCGTCCACAGAAACGACACGCCGCCCGTCCTGCCCGGAGCCGGCCAGGGTTCCAGCACGGCGTGCTGCCCCGCCGCGATCCGGAGCGTGTCGCCCCTGCGCAGGAAAACATCCTCTTCGCTGGCCGCGCGGCCCGATACCGTCAGCCAGACACCGCCCTGGACGATTTCCAGCGTCCCGGGACGCCGTGGCCGCAGCCCCATGGCCTGGCCGCAGGCCAGCCTCCACGCACCCGCGGGAGCGCACCATTGTTGCGAATCTGGAAAGTTGGATACATCCATGGCCGGTTCCCCATTGCATTCAAGCTGTTGCCTGGCAAGGAGTTTCTTTTGCAGCGGCCATTCCGGTCCAATGAAAACGCGGCCATAATTTCATGCCACTGGATCATCAATCCAGGCCGACGCCCCCGCATTGCAAACACCATGACCCTTCCCGCCCCTGTCGCACATCTGCGCACGCGGCCCGTGGCAGTCGGCCACTGGCGCGCCTTCCTCGCCGTGGCCCGCCACCTGAATTTCCGCGCCGCCGCCGAAGAGCTGTCCCTCACGCAATCGGCGGTGAGCCGCCAGATCCAGGCGCTGGAAGACGAAGTAGGCGTGCCGCTCTTCCTGCGGCACACGCGCGCGGTGGAGCTCACCAGCGCGGGGGCGCAGCTGCAGCGCGCCGTGGCGCCTGCGCTGGAGCGGCTCGATGCCAGCGTGCGGCTCGTGCGGCAGACGGCCGGGCGCAAGAGCGTCGCGATCACGACCTGGGCCAGCTTCGCATCCATGTGGCTGATTCCGCGCATGGAGGAATTCCAGCGCGACAACCCTGACATCGACATCCGCATCGATGCGAGCGACGTGTCCGTGGACCTGGAAACCGCGGATGTCGATCTCGCACTGCGCTACGCCGTGCCGGGCTCGCAACTGCAGGGCGCGCAACGGCTGTTCGGGGAGCAGCTTGCCGTGGTGGCCAGCCCGTGGCTGCTCAAGAGCGGCCCGCCCATCCGCAAGCCCGCGGACGTCGCCCAGTTCACGCTGATCGAGGCCGGCGACGCCCACCGCACGGCCTACCTGGAATGGCTGACGTGGCGGCGCTGGTTCGAGCAGAACGGCCAGTCCAAGCTGCAGCCCAAGCGCTGGCTCTACTTCAACTACGCCCACCAGATCGTGCAGGCCGCACTCACCGGCCAGGGCCTTGCGCTCGCGCGGATGCCGCTCATCGCGGACAGCCTCGCGTCCGGCGACCTCGTCGAGGTGCTGCCCGGCTACCGGCTCGATTCGCCGCTGGTGTACTGGATGCTGGTAGGGCCGCGCAGCGGGCAGCGTCCCGAGATCAAGGCGTTCTGCTCCTGGCTGCTGCGCGAGGCGCAGCTCACCCGCGAAGCCGTGGGCGAAGTCCCCGATCCGGACCTGAACGACGACCTGGGCTGACACGGCCTGCTTGCGGCCGCCGCACCGCCAGCGCGCGGCGCGGCACGCAGATGTGCCATGGCAGTGCATCCGGCATGGCCCGTGCGCCAAGCTGGTGGCGCCGCGCACCCGAACAGCGCGCCCTCCGCGCTCGCCGCGAAGCGCCGGGGCAGGCCTGCTCTCTGCAGAGGCCAGTGGCATGGCGATTGCTTTGAACTCGGCCATTGCCACCCTCCTGCCGGAGATAGCCATGCCTGCCCTGGACGTTCCCGTGATCGACCTGCAACCCTGGTTCGACGGCTCGCGAGAGGACAGGCTGCGCCTCGCTGCCCAGGTGGACGGCGCCTGCCGCGACATCGGCTTCCTGGTCGTCACGAACCACCAGATCCCGGCGGAACTCATCGAACGGGTATCGCACGCATCGCGCGAATTCTTCGCACTGCCCCTGGAGACCAAGCGCCGCGTGGACCGCCCTCGCGAGGATGCCGTGCGGGGCTACAGCGCCGTGGGCGAGGAAGGGCTGTCCTACAGCCTCGAGGAAGCCGCTCCCGGCGACCTCAAAGAATCGTTCTCGATCGGCCCCACGGACGTTCCCCAGGACGACTACCACCGGGGACCGGCCGCGGGCGCGCACTTCGAACCCAACCCGTGGCCCGACGTGCCGGGCTTCCGCGAGGCCTACACCGCGTACTTCGATGCCATGAGCGGCCTGGCGCGCACGCTGATGTGCATCTTCGCCACGGCGCTGCGCCTGCCCGAGGACTTCTTCGACGACAAGATCGACCGGCACATCAGCATGTTCCGGGTGCTGAGCTATCCGCCCCAGAAGGAAGCGCCCCTGCCCGGACAGATGCGTGCCGGCGCCCACAGCGACTACGGCAGCCTGACCATCGTGCGCCCCGACGGCCCGGGACTGCAGGTGTTCAACAAGGCAGGCCAGTGGGTCGATGTGCCGATGGTGGAAGGCAGCTTCGTGATCAACATCGCCGACCTGATGATGCAGTGGACCAACGACACGTGGATTTCCACCCTGCACCGGGTCGCCAATCCGCCGTTCGACGACGCGCTGCGCAATACGCGGCGCCAATCGCTCGTGTTCTTCCACCAGCCGAACTACGACGCCATGATCGAGTGCCTGCCCAGCTGCCTCGGCCCGGGCGAGAAGCCACGCCACGCCCCCGTCACGTCCGGCGACCACCTCACGTCCAAGTTCGTCAAGCAGACCACGTTCGGCGGCACCAAGGCCGCGGCCTGATGGCGCGGGCACCCGGCATGGCGCACCTTTCCTATGTCAACGTCTTCGCGCGGGACGTGGTCGCCCTCAGCGGCTTCTACCAGCACGTGTTCGGCTTTCCAGAAATCGAAGCGATCCGCTCGCCCATCTTCCGCGGGCTGGATACCGGGCGCAGCAGCCTGGGCTTCAATGCGCTGGATGCCTACGGTCTGCTGGGGCTGTCCGACCATTCGGACACGCGGGGCGTGAAGTTCCTGCTCAACATCGATGTCGATAGCCGCGACGCCGTGGACCGCACGGTGCCCGTCGCCGTCGCGGCAGGCGCGACGCTGGTCAAGCCGCCCTACGAGACCTACTACCACTGGTACCAGGCCGTCCTGCTCGATCCCGAGGGCAATGTGTTCCGCATCAATTTCATGCTGTGACGGCCCGCGCCGCCACAGCTTCCAGGCCCGCCCCCCACGCCCCACCGCCTTCGCAAGAAAGGTCCCGAATGCCACGCTCCCTGACGCGCTTCTCCGCCCTGGCCGCGATCGCCTGCACCGCGATTGCTGCCGCCACCGCAGCCCAGGCACAGCAGCCGGATGGAGGCTTCACCCTCAAGGGCAAGCCGGTGATCGCGATGCTGTATTACGGCCCCAGGAACGACGGCGGCTGGACGCAGGCCCTCGACGAAGCCCGCGTGAAGATCGAAGCCGCGCTCGGGCTGAAAGTGCAGTTCGTCGAGAACATCTCCGAGGACGCCTCGGTGATCAAGCCGGCCGCCGAGCGCTTCATATCGCGCGGCGCCAACATCGTGATCGGCACCGCATTCGGCCACTCCGACTCGTTCAAGGACCTGGCCGCCAGGCACCCGGACGTGGCCTTCCTCAATGCCTCGGGCACCACCAACGGGCCCAACCTCGAGTCCTTCTACGGCCGCACCTATGAAAGCCAGTACCTGTGCGGCATGGCCGCCGGCGCGGCCAGCAAGACGGGCAAGCTCGGCTTCGTGGCGGCCAACCCCTTCGGCGTGGTGAACTGGACCATCAACGCCTACGCGCTGGGCGCGCAGAAGATGAACCCGAACGCCACGGTCAACGTGATCTACACCGGGAGCTGGAACGATCCCGTGAAGGAGCGCGCCGCGGCCTCGGCGCTCATCGACCAGGGGGCCGACGTGATCGGACAGCACGTGGACAGCCCCACGCCCCAGATCGTCGCCCAGGAGCGCGGCGTCCACGGAACGGGCCACCACCGCGACCTGCGGCAGTTCGCGCCCAAGGCCACGCTGTGCTCCTCCGTGTGGGTGTGGGACAAGTTCCTGATCCCCGAGATCCGGAAGATCATCGCCGGCGGCTGGAAGCCCGCGCCCTATGGCGCCTTCATCCCGATGAGCGGCGGCGGCACCGACATCGCCGGATTCGGCCCGGCGGTGCCGCCCGACAAGGTCAAGGTGATCCTGGCCGAGCGCGACGCCCTGCTCAAGGGCAAGCAGATCTTCGCGGGCCCCCTGAAGGACCGCGACGGCAAGGAGCGCGTCGCCGCGGGCGCAGTGCTGCCGGATGCCGATCTCTGGAAGATGGACTGGTTCGTCAAGGGCGTGGTCACGCAGAAGTGACCATGGCCAGCGCACTCGAGCTGCGGAGCATCCGCAAGAGTTTCGACGGCTTCGTCGCACTGGACGACGCGCACTTCCATGCACGCTGGGGAGAAGTGCATGCCCTGCTGGGCGAAAACGGCGCGGGCAAGTCCTCGCTGATGAACATCGCCGCCGGGCTCTATGCCCCCGAGCAGGGCGATATGCTGGTGGACGACAACGCCGTGCGGCTGGCCGGCCCGCGGGACGCGGCGCGGCACCGCATCGGCATGGTGCACCAGCACTTCAAGCTCGTGCGCCCCTTCACCGCGGCGCAGAACATTCTCCTCGGACTGCCTGCCGAGGAACTCGGCCACCGGCAGCAGCTGGCCGCGCTGGAAGAACGCATCCGCATCCAGGCCGGGGCACTGGGCTTCGACATCGATCCCCGCCAGCGCGTGGACAGCCTGTCCATCGCCGAACAGCAGCGCGTGGAGATCCTCAAAGTGCTGCTGGCGGGCGCGCGCATCCTGATCCTGGACGAGCCCACCGCCGTGCTCACCGACCAGGAGGCCGCGCGCCTGCTGGGCACCATGCGCGAGCTGGCATCGCAGGGCTGCGCGGTGGTGCTGGTCACGCACCGCATGGCCGACGTGAAGGCCTACGCCGACCGCGTGACCGTCATGCGCGGCGGGCGGACGGTGGCCACCGTGGATCCGCGCACCACCTCGGCCGAGGAACTCGTGCGCATGACGGTGGGCGCAGCGCCCCCGCGCGAGGCCCGCACGCGCAGCGCCCCGGGTGCGGCGTGCCTGTCGCTGCGCGCCCTCTCCACGCCTGTGCGGGGCGGCCGGCAGGCACTCGCCGGCGTGACGCTGGATGTGCATGCGGGCGAGATCTACGGCATTGCCGGCGTGGGGGGCAATGGCCAGGGCGAACTGGCCGGCGCCATCATGGGCCTGCCCATCGAGACCTCGGGCGACATCGCCCTCGCCGGGTTCGGCGACCTGCGCAAGAAGACAGCCACGGCACGCCGGGCCGCGGGGCTGGCCTGCATCCCGGCCGACCGCTACAGCCACGCGCTGGCAGGCGGCCTCTCGATCGCGGAGAACTTCGCCATCGGCCAGGTCCACAACGGACGGTACGGCACGCCCTGGTGGGTGCGCCGCGGCACGATCGACCAGGAGGCCCGCGAAGCGGTCGCCGCCTTCGACGTGCAGGGGGTGCGCTCCCTCTCGCAGAAGGCCGCACTGCTCTCGGGAGGCAATGCGCAGAAGCTGGTGATCGCGCGCGAGTTCAGCAAGCAGCCCCGCTTCATCCTGGCGCACAGCCCCAGCCGGGGCCTGGACGTGCGTGCGGCCGCCCAGGTGCACGAGCGGCTGCGGGCGGCGCGCGATGCCGGCGCCGCGGTGCTGCTCATCAGCGAAGACCTGGACGAGGTGATGTCCCTGTCCGACCGCATCGGCGTGATGGCCGGCGGACGCATCGTGGCCGAATTCGATCCCGCCGCGGACCGCCAGGCCATCGGCCGGGCCATGGTGCACCATGACTGAAGTCGCACTCTCCCCTCCTGCCGCCGGGCGCCCGCAACCGCTGGCGAGCCGCCGCTACACGCTCGAGATCCGCCAGCAGATGCCGCTGCCGAGGCAGGCCCTGGTCCTGGCGATGGCCGTGTTCGCCGGACTGGCCCTGTCCGGGCTGATCCTGGTGGCCGCCGGCGTTCCCGCGCGCGAGCTGTTCAACGAGTTCATCGTGAGCACGCTGTTCGACCTGCAGAGCCTGCAGGCCGTGCTGTTCCAGGCGGCCCCGATGATCATGATCGGCCTGGCCGCATCGATCGCCTTCCGGGCGCGGTTCTGGAACCTGGGGCTCGAGGGGCAGATGGTCTGGGGCGCGATCGCCGCGACCTCCCTCTCGCTGTACGACATCGGCCCGCCCGCGCTGCGCCTGCCGCTCATGGCCCTGGCCGCACTCGCCGGCGGCCTGCTCTGGGCCGCAGGGCCCGCGCTGCTCAAGCTGCGCCTCAGGGTCAACGAGATCATCTCCACGCTCATGCTCAACTACATCGCCGGCAATTTCCTGCTGCACCTGGTGTACGGCGCATGGAAGGATCCTAAGGACTCCTTTCCCTACTCGCCGCAGTTCCGCAGCTTCGAACGCCTGCCCGAATTCCTCGGGCCCTCGGGCGTGGCCGTCCTGCTGTCGCTGCTGGCGATGGCGCTGGCATGGTGGTTCGTGCAGGCCAGCCGCGCGGGCCTGTACCTGCGCTTCGTCGATGCGAATCCCCGCATGGCGCAGGCCGTGGGGGTTCCGGTGCGCACCGTCATCCTCGGCACGGTGCTCGGATCGGGCGCGCTGGCCGGGCTGGGCGGCTTCCTGGTGGCGGCCGGGCAGGAGGGACGGCTCACCCAGTCCTTCTACCAGGGCTACGGCTTCTCGGGCATCCTGATCGCGTTCCTGGCACGCAACCATCCCGTGGCCGCCGCCGTCGTCGCCGTGCTCGTGGCCACGCTCTTCGTGGCGGGGCGCAACCTGCAGGTCTTCTACCAGATCCCGTTCTCGATGGTGCAGCTGATCCAGGCCATCATCGTGGTCAGCGTGGCGTCGTCCGATTTCTTCATCCGCCACCGGCTGCGCCGCGTGGCATCGTCCTGACCGCCGGGAATCCGCCATGGACCTGTTCACGCACTGGATCGGCAGCATCCCCGATTTCGCGGTGCCCTATGCCCTGGCCGCACTGGGCCTGATCATCGCGGAACGCGCGGGCGTGCTCTCGCTGGGAGCGGAGGGCCTGATGCTGGTCGGCGCGCTCTCCGCGATCGGAGCGCAGCTCGCGTTCGGGGCCACGGGCGTTTCGCTGGTGCTGGCCATGATGGCGGCGGCCCTGGTGTCGGTGCTGTTCGCGGTGATGGTGGTGTGGCTGCGCATCAACCAGGTCATCGCCGGCCTGGCGCTGGTGTTCTTCTGCCAGGGCCTCACCAGCCTCGTGGGCACGCTGATGGGCTGGACCAACCAGCCGGTGACCTCCGCAGGCCCCGTTCCCCTGGGCCCG comes from the Paracidovorax avenae ATCC 19860 genome and includes:
- a CDS encoding ABC transporter permease; its protein translation is MTEVALSPPAAGRPQPLASRRYTLEIRQQMPLPRQALVLAMAVFAGLALSGLILVAAGVPARELFNEFIVSTLFDLQSLQAVLFQAAPMIMIGLAASIAFRARFWNLGLEGQMVWGAIAATSLSLYDIGPPALRLPLMALAALAGGLLWAAGPALLKLRLRVNEIISTLMLNYIAGNFLLHLVYGAWKDPKDSFPYSPQFRSFERLPEFLGPSGVAVLLSLLAMALAWWFVQASRAGLYLRFVDANPRMAQAVGVPVRTVILGTVLGSGALAGLGGFLVAAGQEGRLTQSFYQGYGFSGILIAFLARNHPVAAAVVAVLVATLFVAGRNLQVFYQIPFSMVQLIQAIIVVSVASSDFFIRHRLRRVASS